In Gemmata obscuriglobus, a single genomic region encodes these proteins:
- a CDS encoding aspartate kinase, with amino-acid sequence MGVVVQKFGGSSVKDAESVMEAARKAIRAKHAGNSVIVVVSAQGSTTDDLIAKAAEITSEPSAREMDMLLATGEQISIALTAMAIQELGERAVSFTGPQVGIVTDSTHRKARIKKIDTQRLCEALDSGHIVVLAGFQGIDEQGDISTLGRGGSDTTAVAVAAAVKLAGYEVECEIYTDVDGVYTTDPRIVPDARKMDAISYDEMLEMASMGAGVMHSRSIEFAKKFDVPLMVRNAKSDAVGTWIMPEAPWMSEIPACGVALAADESRLLLEGVPDRPGVSHRIFAALADANIAVDMIAQSVGIGGKATIGFTVLNTELDRTKKILGPIVGELGATLNETGKVSKVSVVGAGMRAISGVAERMFQALAAEGVNLKMITTGDIKISVLVEEDGAAESAVIEPGPAEPIKKAHLESKKAVRGRRALRAVHAAFALAQPRKGAGAQPAAHGEFKPRLVPLVLPAKTEREAAIARLAGMEDVLVSGVQLNNEQSRITIYDLPDQPGNCSKVFNAVATGGILVDMIVQNQSGPAKAELSFTVPRADLTRALKRTQDVVREIDPGCRVVGDGDISVLFVLGVGMRTHTGVAKTMFGALAAKGINIAMINTSEVCVGVVVERARGEEALACLTEAFKLG; translated from the coding sequence GTGGGCGTCGTGGTTCAGAAGTTCGGCGGTTCGAGTGTTAAGGACGCCGAGAGCGTGATGGAAGCGGCGCGCAAGGCGATCCGGGCCAAACACGCTGGCAACAGCGTGATTGTGGTGGTGTCCGCGCAGGGCAGCACCACCGACGACCTGATCGCGAAGGCCGCGGAGATCACCTCCGAGCCGTCGGCCCGCGAAATGGACATGCTGCTCGCCACGGGGGAGCAGATCAGCATCGCCCTCACCGCGATGGCGATTCAGGAACTCGGCGAGCGGGCGGTCAGCTTCACCGGCCCGCAGGTGGGCATCGTCACGGACAGCACCCACCGCAAAGCCCGCATCAAGAAGATCGACACGCAGCGGCTCTGCGAGGCGCTCGACAGCGGGCACATTGTCGTGCTGGCCGGGTTCCAGGGGATCGACGAGCAGGGCGACATCTCCACCCTGGGCCGCGGCGGCAGCGACACCACCGCCGTGGCGGTGGCGGCGGCGGTCAAGCTCGCGGGTTACGAGGTGGAGTGCGAGATCTACACCGACGTGGACGGCGTGTACACCACCGACCCGCGGATCGTGCCCGACGCCCGCAAGATGGACGCCATCAGCTACGACGAGATGCTGGAGATGGCCAGCATGGGCGCCGGGGTGATGCACTCGCGGTCCATCGAGTTCGCGAAGAAGTTCGACGTGCCGCTGATGGTGCGGAACGCGAAGTCCGACGCCGTCGGGACCTGGATCATGCCCGAGGCGCCGTGGATGAGCGAGATCCCGGCCTGCGGGGTCGCTCTGGCGGCCGACGAGTCGCGCCTGCTGCTCGAAGGCGTGCCCGACCGGCCGGGGGTGAGCCACCGCATCTTCGCCGCGCTGGCGGACGCCAACATCGCGGTGGACATGATCGCACAGAGCGTCGGGATCGGGGGCAAGGCGACCATCGGGTTCACCGTGCTGAACACCGAACTGGACCGCACGAAGAAGATCCTGGGGCCGATCGTGGGCGAACTCGGGGCGACGCTCAACGAGACCGGCAAGGTGAGCAAGGTGTCGGTGGTGGGGGCCGGGATGCGGGCGATTTCGGGCGTCGCCGAGCGCATGTTTCAGGCGCTGGCGGCCGAGGGCGTGAACCTCAAGATGATCACCACCGGCGACATCAAGATCAGCGTGCTGGTGGAGGAGGACGGCGCGGCCGAGTCGGCGGTGATCGAACCGGGGCCGGCCGAGCCGATCAAGAAGGCGCACTTGGAGAGCAAGAAGGCGGTCCGCGGGCGCCGGGCCTTGCGGGCGGTCCACGCGGCGTTCGCGCTGGCGCAGCCGCGCAAAGGCGCGGGGGCGCAGCCGGCAGCGCACGGCGAATTTAAGCCGCGGCTCGTCCCGCTCGTGCTGCCCGCGAAGACCGAGCGCGAGGCGGCCATCGCCCGGCTCGCCGGGATGGAAGACGTGCTCGTGAGCGGCGTGCAACTCAACAACGAGCAGAGCCGCATCACCATTTACGACCTGCCGGACCAACCCGGGAACTGCTCGAAGGTGTTCAACGCGGTCGCGACCGGCGGCATCCTGGTGGACATGATCGTCCAGAACCAGAGCGGCCCGGCGAAGGCGGAGCTGTCGTTCACCGTGCCGCGCGCGGACCTGACCCGCGCCCTGAAGCGCACGCAGGACGTGGTGCGCGAGATCGACCCCGGGTGCCGGGTGGTCGGCGACGGCGACATCTCGGTGCTGTTCGTGCTCGGGGTCGGGATGCGTACCCACACCGGGGTGGCGAAGACGATGTTCGGCGCGCTGGCCGCGAAGGGCATCAACATCGCGATGATCAACACCAGTGAGGTGTGCGTCGGGGTGGTGGTGGAGCGCGCGCGCGGCGAGGAGGCGCTCGCGTGCCTGACCGAGGCATTCAAACTGGGGTGA
- a CDS encoding hybrid sensor histidine kinase/response regulator, whose product MPHRILIVEDERIPAADLELRLTALGYEVVGSVATGADALRLAGERAPDLVLMDIRLRGDLDGIAAADRLRAEHFVPVVFLTAHSDDETLSRARVVEPYGYLLKPFQERELRTVIEMALYKHAAERRLRASERRYATTLASIGDGVIATDRTGAVTFLNPVAERLTGWPLAEAAGRALRDVFVICNEGTRLPVENPVDRVLREGRVVGLANHTVLTARTGGECPIDDCAAPILDDRGAVDGAVLVFRDITARRRQEDEKARLDEKLREGTKLEAIGRLAGGVAHDFNNLLTVINGYADLLLAGLTERGPLWEPLAAIQDAGERAARLTQQLLAFSRRSMVEPKVLDLNAVVTHIGKLLRRLIGEDIALALALDPHLAPVTADLGQIEQVIINLAVNARDAMPGGGRLTLETRNVEVRAADTAAQPDLRPGRYVRFTVADTGAGVPEDVRPHIFEPFFTTKGVGKGTGLGLAVVHGVVKQAGGHIALECPPGAGTAFVMLFPAGTSRDAPAPAPAPVPTGGSETILLVEDEDPVRNIARLALDVQGYTVLSAGGAAEALKVAAAHPGRIDLLVTDVVMPNAGGRELGDALRAVRPDVKILFMSGYTDEAVVPDGAFGSGEAFIQKPFSPIGLARKVRAVLDAHA is encoded by the coding sequence ATGCCCCACCGGATACTGATTGTCGAAGACGAGCGCATCCCCGCGGCGGACCTGGAGCTGCGGCTCACCGCCCTCGGGTACGAGGTCGTCGGGTCGGTCGCCACCGGCGCCGACGCGCTGCGACTCGCCGGCGAGCGGGCGCCCGACCTGGTCCTCATGGACATCCGGCTGCGGGGCGACCTCGACGGGATCGCCGCCGCCGACCGGCTCCGCGCCGAGCACTTCGTCCCGGTCGTGTTCCTGACCGCCCACTCGGACGACGAGACCCTGAGCCGGGCGCGGGTGGTCGAGCCGTACGGGTACCTGCTCAAGCCGTTCCAGGAGCGGGAGCTGCGGACCGTCATCGAGATGGCCCTGTACAAGCACGCGGCCGAGCGCCGGCTGCGGGCCAGCGAGCGCCGGTACGCGACCACGCTCGCCAGCATCGGCGACGGGGTCATCGCGACCGACCGGACCGGCGCGGTCACGTTCCTCAACCCGGTGGCCGAGCGGCTCACCGGGTGGCCGCTGGCGGAGGCCGCCGGGCGCGCGCTCCGCGACGTGTTCGTGATCTGCAACGAGGGCACCCGGCTGCCGGTCGAGAACCCCGTCGACCGGGTGCTGCGCGAGGGCCGGGTGGTGGGGCTGGCGAACCACACGGTGCTCACCGCGCGCACCGGGGGCGAGTGCCCGATCGACGACTGCGCCGCCCCGATCCTCGACGACCGCGGGGCGGTGGACGGCGCGGTGCTGGTGTTCCGCGACATCACCGCCCGGCGCCGGCAGGAGGACGAGAAGGCCCGGCTCGACGAGAAGCTGCGCGAGGGCACCAAGCTGGAGGCGATCGGGCGGCTGGCGGGCGGGGTGGCGCACGACTTCAACAACCTGCTCACCGTCATCAACGGGTACGCGGACCTGCTCCTGGCCGGGCTCACCGAGCGGGGGCCGCTGTGGGAGCCGCTGGCGGCGATCCAGGACGCCGGGGAGCGGGCCGCGCGGCTCACCCAGCAGTTGCTCGCGTTCAGCCGCCGGTCGATGGTCGAGCCGAAGGTGCTGGACCTGAACGCGGTGGTCACACACATCGGCAAGCTGCTGCGGCGGCTGATCGGCGAGGACATCGCCCTGGCGCTCGCGCTGGACCCGCACCTGGCGCCGGTGACCGCGGACCTGGGGCAGATCGAGCAGGTGATCATCAACCTCGCGGTGAACGCCCGGGACGCGATGCCGGGGGGCGGGCGGCTGACGCTGGAAACCCGCAACGTGGAGGTGCGCGCGGCCGACACGGCGGCGCAGCCGGACCTGCGCCCCGGGCGGTACGTGCGGTTCACCGTGGCCGACACGGGGGCCGGGGTCCCCGAGGACGTGCGCCCGCACATCTTCGAGCCGTTCTTCACCACCAAAGGGGTGGGCAAGGGCACCGGGCTGGGGCTCGCAGTGGTTCACGGCGTGGTGAAGCAGGCGGGCGGGCACATCGCGTTGGAGTGCCCCCCCGGGGCGGGCACCGCGTTCGTCATGCTGTTCCCCGCGGGCACCTCCCGGGACGCGCCCGCCCCCGCTCCCGCCCCGGTCCCGACCGGCGGGAGCGAAACGATCCTGCTGGTCGAGGACGAGGACCCGGTGCGCAACATCGCCCGCCTCGCGCTGGACGTGCAGGGGTACACGGTGCTGAGCGCCGGCGGCGCGGCAGAGGCCCTGAAAGTGGCCGCGGCGCACCCGGGCCGCATCGACCTGCTGGTGACCGACGTGGTGATGCCGAACGCGGGCGGCCGGGAACTCGGCGACGCGCTCCGGGCGGTCCGCCCGGACGTGAAGATCCTGTTCATGAGCGGGTACACCGACGAAGCGGTGGTGCCGGACGGGGCGTTCGGATCGGGCGAGGCGTTCATCCAGAAGCCGTTCTCGCCGATCGGGCTGGCCCGCAAGGTGCGAGCGGTACTCGACGCACACGCCTAG
- a CDS encoding PAS domain-containing protein encodes MSTVVHAPEDVSCRVVGGVLAHIRRRGRPTEPLTRGLSRTLSDLLDPAGMISWDEFLAFVRNCSAELTSERAAELGAALGDSPYLRPLLLTAGRRANPARYYEWLAEPRDGAAKHLFPCLDAHLTRIGERELLLTITPRTGRKRPPDQFWDVVGRALGALPLYFGLAAARVEREPSETGAAFRIGLPRRRPFRFALTWLASWLRGDAPGDARAVLALAHERAKRHRAESALMHARRRFDQVADVVPGVVFQYVQPSGGTERFAFVSAGVRDLIGAKPAEVEADPQRLWGAVHPDDRSAIPASFAVAQKAGSPWAAEFRVAARDGAVKWVRGRAVPAPAEGTGGVVWNGLLTDVTAEKRVEEQVRAQAARLEALTTNAHVHIIELDRAGVVQYVTRTSAGRAPSDVLGRRLIDFLVEADRGPIAKATATVFETGRAVTALHFTAPDGRGEPRTYTGTLSPVPVRAGAPVERVALAAFDVTDRKRAEDERRRISEEYTNLFERAVIGVFRSTRAGRYLAANAALARLFGYASAADLIAGVTDISAQLYADPRDRAEFLRRLSASGEVSGFECEGRRRDGTPIWVRLDARAVSGPDGAVCYLEGFVQDVTDRKRAEDALRQNEERLRQAARLTGFGVFDHDHRTGSLYWSPRACEIHDWPTDREPDLGVVTERVHPDDREALVGAVARAHDPAGNGMFSCEYRIVRPDGRVRWVRGSAQTTFAGTGAGRRPDRTIGAVLDVTEAHEAEDALRASEERLRLALAAARMGTFDWDLRAGRGVWSDTHYELLGYPPGDRFPVRFHHFMDRLHPDDRGHVETLMRAAQEARRPFTSEARVALPDGSVRWVLGSGEFRYAADGTAVRMVGTALDITDRKRAEDALRESEERFRNMADHAPVMVWVTEADGRCSFLSQSWYEFTGQARGAGHGFGWLDAVHPDDRGGVERAFLAANATGARFAADYRLRDRGGAYRWVLDSAAPRRGAGGALLGYIGSVLDITDRKRAEDALRESERRLTLAISATSDAVWERNYRTGESYYSPRWYEMLGREPVPMTRELWEELCHPDDFAPALASIRSALASPGSSGYAVEFRMRHADGSWVWVLSRGAVVERTPDGAPLLLSGTNTDVTARKRAEAERDELLARLQLHIERLPLAYVLYDAELRYADWNPAAEAIFGYTRDEILGRPLMDLVPPDARAHVAAVRDRLLAGDVAARSVNRNVTRSGAVILCEWYNTPLRRPDGTFLGILSMAQDVTEQALTQEALRLKEQSLRLALDAGRMGTWEWELDPPRLTWDERERSLFGFAPGEFDGRLETFLSRVHPEDRAGVQQALAGARAGADVDIEFRICRPDAGERWVRGTGAPVPGAGDRPARLAGVSYDITARKRADERTLASLREKEAMLKEIHHRVKNNLQVVSSLLHLQAARVTHPAAAAVLAESQNRVRAMALVHEALYRSDDLARVNPGRYFGELCSYLFRVYGVDAARVRLELDIDPDPLPLDKTIPCGLIVNEVVSNALKYAFPDGRGGTVRVALRTAGGRFALALSDDGAGLPPDFAADRAPSLGLRLVGILTEQLGGHLSVERSGGTAFLISFA; translated from the coding sequence ATGTCCACCGTTGTCCACGCTCCGGAAGACGTGTCGTGCCGGGTCGTGGGCGGCGTGCTCGCTCACATCCGGCGCCGGGGGCGCCCGACCGAACCGCTCACTCGCGGGCTCAGCCGAACGCTCAGCGACCTGCTCGACCCGGCCGGCATGATTTCGTGGGATGAGTTCCTGGCGTTCGTCCGAAACTGTTCGGCCGAATTGACTTCCGAACGGGCCGCGGAGTTAGGTGCGGCGCTCGGCGACTCGCCCTACCTGCGTCCGCTACTGCTGACCGCCGGGCGGCGGGCGAACCCGGCCCGTTACTACGAGTGGCTCGCCGAACCGCGGGACGGGGCCGCGAAGCACCTGTTCCCGTGCCTCGACGCACACCTGACGAGAATCGGGGAGCGCGAGCTCCTTCTCACGATCACCCCGCGCACGGGCCGCAAGCGCCCGCCGGACCAGTTTTGGGATGTCGTCGGGCGGGCGCTCGGCGCGCTGCCGCTCTATTTCGGACTGGCGGCGGCCCGAGTGGAGCGGGAGCCCTCGGAAACGGGCGCGGCGTTCCGGATCGGCCTTCCCCGGCGCCGCCCGTTCCGGTTCGCGCTCACCTGGCTCGCGTCCTGGCTCCGCGGGGACGCCCCCGGCGACGCCCGCGCCGTTCTGGCCCTGGCCCACGAGCGGGCCAAGCGGCACCGGGCCGAGTCCGCGCTGATGCACGCCCGGCGGCGGTTCGATCAGGTCGCCGATGTGGTGCCCGGGGTGGTGTTCCAGTACGTCCAGCCCTCCGGCGGAACCGAACGGTTCGCGTTCGTGAGCGCCGGGGTCCGTGACCTGATCGGGGCCAAACCGGCCGAGGTCGAGGCCGACCCGCAACGCCTCTGGGGGGCGGTCCACCCGGACGACCGGTCGGCGATACCGGCGTCCTTCGCCGTCGCCCAGAAGGCCGGTTCGCCGTGGGCCGCGGAGTTCCGCGTCGCCGCCCGGGACGGGGCCGTGAAGTGGGTCCGCGGGCGCGCGGTTCCGGCGCCGGCCGAAGGCACCGGTGGGGTCGTGTGGAACGGGCTCCTGACCGACGTGACGGCCGAGAAGCGGGTCGAGGAGCAGGTGCGGGCGCAGGCCGCGCGGCTGGAAGCGCTGACGACCAACGCTCACGTTCACATCATCGAACTGGACCGCGCCGGGGTCGTTCAGTACGTGACCCGCACGTCGGCCGGGCGCGCACCGTCGGATGTGCTGGGGCGCCGGCTCATCGACTTCCTGGTCGAAGCGGACCGCGGTCCGATCGCGAAGGCCACGGCCACCGTGTTCGAAACCGGCCGCGCGGTCACCGCCCTGCACTTTACGGCCCCGGACGGCCGCGGCGAGCCGCGCACCTACACCGGGACCCTCTCGCCCGTCCCGGTGCGAGCCGGCGCTCCGGTCGAGCGGGTCGCGCTGGCCGCGTTCGACGTGACGGACCGCAAGCGCGCCGAGGACGAGCGGCGGCGCATCTCCGAGGAGTACACGAACCTGTTCGAGCGGGCCGTGATCGGCGTGTTCCGGTCCACCCGCGCGGGCCGGTACCTGGCGGCGAACGCGGCCCTCGCTCGCCTCTTCGGGTACGCCTCGGCCGCGGACCTCATCGCCGGCGTGACCGACATCAGCGCCCAGTTGTACGCGGACCCGCGGGACCGGGCCGAGTTCCTCCGGCGGCTGAGCGCGAGCGGCGAGGTGTCCGGCTTCGAGTGCGAGGGGCGGCGCCGGGACGGGACCCCGATCTGGGTTCGGTTGGACGCGCGGGCGGTGAGCGGCCCGGACGGGGCCGTTTGTTACCTCGAAGGGTTCGTTCAAGATGTCACCGACCGGAAGCGGGCCGAGGACGCCCTGCGGCAAAACGAAGAGCGGCTCCGGCAGGCGGCGCGGCTGACCGGGTTCGGGGTGTTCGACCACGACCACCGGACCGGGAGCCTGTACTGGTCCCCGCGGGCGTGCGAGATCCACGACTGGCCGACGGACCGGGAGCCGGACCTGGGCGTCGTCACGGAGCGGGTACACCCGGACGACCGGGAGGCGCTGGTCGGGGCGGTCGCCCGGGCCCACGACCCGGCCGGGAACGGAATGTTCTCGTGCGAGTACCGGATCGTTCGCCCCGACGGCCGGGTGCGCTGGGTCCGGGGCAGCGCGCAGACCACGTTCGCCGGAACCGGGGCGGGCCGCCGACCGGACCGCACCATCGGGGCCGTTTTGGACGTGACCGAGGCCCACGAGGCGGAGGACGCGCTGCGGGCCAGCGAGGAGCGGCTCCGGCTCGCGCTGGCGGCGGCCCGGATGGGCACGTTCGACTGGGACCTGCGGGCCGGCCGGGGGGTGTGGTCGGACACGCACTACGAGTTGCTCGGGTACCCGCCTGGTGACCGCTTCCCCGTGCGGTTCCACCACTTCATGGACCGGCTGCACCCGGACGACCGGGGCCACGTCGAGACCCTGATGCGGGCGGCACAGGAGGCCCGCCGCCCGTTCACGAGCGAGGCCCGGGTGGCGCTCCCGGACGGGTCGGTGCGGTGGGTGCTCGGGAGCGGCGAGTTCCGGTACGCCGCGGACGGGACCGCGGTCCGGATGGTGGGCACCGCGCTCGACATCACCGACCGGAAGCGGGCCGAGGACGCGCTCCGGGAGAGCGAGGAGCGGTTCCGCAACATGGCCGACCACGCCCCGGTCATGGTGTGGGTGACTGAGGCCGACGGGCGGTGTTCGTTCCTGAGTCAGTCGTGGTACGAGTTCACCGGGCAGGCGCGCGGCGCGGGGCACGGGTTCGGCTGGCTCGACGCCGTCCACCCGGACGACCGCGGGGGGGTGGAGCGGGCGTTCCTGGCGGCCAACGCGACCGGCGCGCGGTTCGCCGCCGATTACCGGCTGCGGGACCGGGGCGGCGCGTACCGGTGGGTGCTCGACTCGGCCGCGCCGCGGCGCGGGGCGGGCGGCGCGTTACTCGGGTACATCGGCTCGGTGCTCGACATCACCGACCGGAAGCGGGCCGAGGACGCGCTCCGGGAGAGCGAGCGCCGGCTGACCCTGGCCATCAGCGCCACTAGCGATGCCGTGTGGGAGCGGAACTACCGAACGGGCGAGTCGTACTACAGCCCCCGGTGGTACGAGATGCTCGGCCGCGAGCCGGTGCCGATGACCCGGGAGCTGTGGGAGGAGCTGTGCCACCCCGACGATTTCGCCCCCGCGCTCGCGAGCATCCGGAGCGCCCTCGCCTCCCCCGGCTCCAGCGGGTACGCGGTCGAGTTCCGGATGCGGCACGCGGACGGCTCGTGGGTGTGGGTGCTGAGCCGGGGCGCGGTGGTCGAGCGGACCCCGGACGGGGCGCCGCTGCTGCTGAGCGGCACCAACACCGACGTCACCGCCCGCAAGCGGGCCGAGGCCGAGCGGGACGAGCTGCTGGCCCGGCTCCAGCTCCACATCGAGCGGCTGCCGCTGGCCTACGTGCTGTACGACGCGGAGCTGCGGTACGCCGACTGGAACCCGGCCGCCGAAGCGATCTTCGGGTACACCCGCGACGAGATCCTCGGCCGCCCCCTCATGGACCTGGTGCCGCCCGACGCCCGCGCCCACGTGGCCGCGGTCCGCGACCGGCTGCTCGCCGGGGACGTGGCCGCGCGGAGCGTCAACCGCAACGTGACCCGGTCCGGCGCGGTCATCCTGTGCGAGTGGTACAACACCCCGCTGCGCCGCCCCGACGGCACCTTCCTCGGCATCCTGTCGATGGCGCAGGACGTGACCGAGCAGGCGCTGACCCAGGAAGCCTTGCGGCTCAAGGAGCAGTCGCTGCGGCTCGCCCTGGACGCCGGCCGCATGGGCACCTGGGAGTGGGAGCTGGACCCGCCCCGGCTCACCTGGGACGAGCGCGAGCGGTCCCTGTTCGGGTTCGCCCCGGGCGAGTTCGACGGCCGGCTGGAGACCTTCCTGTCCCGGGTCCACCCGGAGGACCGGGCCGGCGTCCAACAGGCGCTCGCCGGCGCGCGGGCCGGCGCGGACGTCGACATCGAGTTCCGGATCTGCCGGCCCGACGCCGGCGAGCGCTGGGTCCGCGGCACCGGCGCGCCGGTGCCCGGGGCCGGCGACCGGCCGGCCCGGCTCGCCGGCGTCAGCTACGACATCACGGCCCGCAAGCGGGCCGACGAGCGGACGCTCGCGTCGCTCCGCGAGAAGGAGGCGATGCTCAAGGAGATCCACCACCGGGTGAAGAACAACCTGCAAGTGGTCTCCAGTTTGCTGCACCTGCAGGCGGCCCGGGTCACCCACCCGGCCGCCGCGGCGGTGCTCGCGGAGAGCCAGAACCGGGTCCGCGCGATGGCCCTCGTCCACGAGGCCCTGTACCGGTCCGACGACCTGGCCCGCGTGAACCCCGGGCGGTACTTCGGGGAGCTGTGCTCGTACCTGTTCCGCGTGTACGGGGTGGACGCGGCCCGGGTGCGGCTCGAGCTGGACATCGACCCGGACCCGCTGCCGCTGGACAAGACCATCCCGTGCGGGCTGATCGTCAACGAGGTGGTGTCGAACGCGCTCAAGTACGCGTTCCCGGACGGGCGCGGCGGCACCGTCCGTGTGGCCCTCCGCACGGCGGGCGGCCGGTTCGCGCTGGCCCTGTCGGACGACGGGGCGGGGCTGCCGCCCGACTTCGCGGCCGACCGCGCCCCGTCCCTGGGGCTGCGGCTGGTCGGCATCCTGACCGAGCAGTTGGGCGGGCACCTGTCCGTCGAGCGGTCCGGGGGGACCGCGTTCCTGATCTCCTTCGCGTAA
- a CDS encoding PQQ-binding-like beta-propeller repeat protein has product MNHRLLLSAFVAAACAAGASADNWPQWRGLKNDGRSTETNLPTEWGADKNVVWKLPMPGMGASTPVVWGNQIFLTSVAGDDIVLLCAGTDGKEKWRRPVSSTGATRYKNPSGADASDASASCSTDGKHVWAFAGNGSLACFTTDGKEVWKEDLQKYGKFRIQFGIHWTPVLYKDKLYLQVMHRGAQLVVALDAATGKEVWKKDRPGYSKGESPDVYASACIWEGEGGPLLIAHGNDFCTAHNLDDGSEVWRVTGLNPNASGAWRFVSNPLVTPDLIVVPSCKDGPTVGINPVGAKGEITPDNKAELWRVPASANFRTPDVVAPVRIDDIVYITGHGPFWALDAKTGKVLYRENLSKGSHWANLVAGDGKVYVTSQEGVTDVVAAGKDFKKLATNALPDKIFAGPAIADGRIYFRGYGHLWAIGTK; this is encoded by the coding sequence GTGAATCACAGACTCCTCCTTTCCGCATTCGTCGCCGCTGCGTGTGCGGCGGGTGCCAGCGCCGACAACTGGCCCCAGTGGCGCGGGCTGAAGAACGACGGCCGCTCCACCGAGACGAACCTGCCGACCGAATGGGGCGCCGACAAGAACGTCGTGTGGAAGCTGCCGATGCCCGGTATGGGCGCCAGCACACCCGTCGTGTGGGGCAACCAGATCTTCCTCACGTCCGTCGCGGGCGACGACATCGTCCTGCTCTGCGCCGGCACCGACGGTAAAGAGAAGTGGCGGCGGCCGGTCTCCTCGACGGGGGCGACCCGGTACAAGAACCCGTCCGGGGCCGACGCGTCGGACGCGTCCGCCTCCTGCTCGACAGATGGCAAGCACGTGTGGGCGTTCGCCGGCAACGGCTCGCTCGCCTGCTTCACCACCGACGGTAAGGAGGTGTGGAAAGAGGACCTCCAGAAATACGGCAAGTTCCGCATTCAGTTCGGCATTCACTGGACCCCTGTGCTGTACAAAGACAAGTTGTACTTGCAAGTGATGCACCGCGGCGCGCAACTCGTCGTCGCGCTCGACGCCGCAACGGGTAAAGAAGTTTGGAAAAAGGACCGCCCGGGTTACAGCAAGGGCGAGAGCCCCGATGTGTACGCGTCCGCCTGCATCTGGGAGGGCGAGGGGGGGCCGCTCCTGATCGCGCACGGCAACGACTTTTGCACCGCGCACAATCTCGACGACGGATCGGAGGTGTGGCGCGTCACCGGGCTGAACCCGAACGCCAGCGGCGCGTGGCGGTTCGTGTCCAACCCGCTGGTCACCCCGGACCTGATCGTGGTTCCGTCCTGCAAGGACGGCCCGACGGTGGGGATCAACCCCGTGGGTGCGAAGGGTGAAATCACCCCGGACAACAAGGCGGAACTGTGGCGGGTCCCGGCGAGCGCCAACTTCCGCACGCCGGACGTGGTGGCCCCGGTGCGGATCGACGACATCGTGTACATCACCGGGCACGGCCCGTTCTGGGCGCTGGATGCCAAAACCGGCAAGGTCCTTTACAGGGAGAACTTGTCGAAGGGGTCGCACTGGGCCAACCTGGTGGCGGGCGACGGCAAGGTGTACGTCACGTCGCAGGAAGGGGTTACAGACGTGGTCGCGGCCGGCAAGGACTTCAAGAAGCTGGCGACCAACGCCCTGCCGGACAAGATCTTCGCCGGTCCGGCGATCGCCGACGGGCGGATCTACTTCCGCGGGTACGGACACCTCTGGGCGATTGGAACCAAGTAG